Proteins from a single region of Salvelinus sp. IW2-2015 linkage group LG4p, ASM291031v2, whole genome shotgun sequence:
- the LOC111956902 gene encoding olfactory receptor 11A1-like: MENSTHFKVFRLAAYGDIGQIKYFYFTVVTIIYFVIILANALLIGVICIERSLHEPMYLFLCALFVNQLYGSTGLFPALMFYLLSDTHDISLLYCYLQIYVLYTYGLTEFCNLAVMSYDRYICICYPLQYNNIMTPERVCSLILLSWLYSFFLNAINISLSLRLQFCDNVLDRLYCDNYSVVKLACSNTTLNNIWGLVATVLSFSCTILPTIYSYVRILQICLKSSKETKQKAFNTCTPHIASLLNFSFGWLFVILQGRYETAHLPPILRTILLVYFLICPPLFNPIMYGIRMAKIRQACIKGIEALT, translated from the coding sequence ATGGAAAACTCTACTCACTTTAAGGTCTTTAGGCTTGCTGCATACGGTGATATCGGACAAATTAAGTATTTCTACTTTACTGTAGTGACTATAATATATTTTGTCATCATTCTTGCCAATGCTTTGCTTATTGGAGTTATCTGCATTGAAAGAAGCCTTCATGAACCCATGTATCTGTTTCTATGTGCTTTGTTTGTTAATCAGTTGTATGGGAGCACTGGTTTGTTTCCTGCTCTCATGTTTTACTTACTCTCTGACACACATGATATTTCCCTTCTATATTGTTATCTCCAGATTTATGTGTTGTACACATACGGTTTAACGgaattttgtaatttagcagttATGTCCTATGACAGgtacatttgtatttgttatcCTCTACAGTATAATAATATTATGACACCTGAAAGAGTTTGTAGCTTAATTCTGCTGTCCTGGTTGTATTCTTttttcctcaatgccatcaatATCTCCCTGAGTTTGCGACTGCAATTTTGTGATAACGTTCTAGACAGACTGTATTGTGACAACTACTCAGTAGTCAAGCTTGCCTGTTCAAATACTACGCTGAATAACATATGGGGTCTTGTTGCCACTGTGCTTTCTTTTTCTTGTACTATACTTCCTACCATATACTCATATGTAAGAATTCTACAAATATGTTTAAAGTCTTCTAAAGAGACGAAACAGAAAGCATTTAATACCTGTACGCCACATATAGCCTCTTTGCTGAACTTCTCCTTTGGCTGGTTATTTGTGATTCTACAAGGCAGATATGAAACTGCACATCTTCCACCTATACTTCGCACTATTTTATTAGTTTATTTTCTAATATGTCCACCACTTTTCAATCCTATTATGTATGGCATTAGGATGGCTAAAATCAGGCAGGCTTGTATAAAAGGTATTGAGGCTTTGACCTAA